A genomic stretch from Asterias rubens chromosome 7, eAstRub1.3, whole genome shotgun sequence includes:
- the LOC117292802 gene encoding STIP1 homology and U box-containing protein 1-like, whose product MSAADLKEQGNRFFGAHKYEEAIGCYSKAILKNSSDGKFFTNRSLCKLKLRRFDAAAEDCRLALELDQNNVKAHCFLGHALLEQELYDESIASLSKAHDLAKELKLNYGDDIACTLRSAKKKRWSAMEEKRIQQEILLQSFLNRLVLDDKERQMAELKIDDEKDTKEESEDQKQQIETDYDKHIKELNELFAAVDERRKTREVPDYLCGKISFEIMKDPVITPSGITYDKKDIEEHLQRVGHFDPVTRIKLTQDQLIPNLAMKEVIATFLDENEWVEEY is encoded by the exons ATGAGTGCAGCAGATTTGAAGGAGCAGGGCAATCGGTTCTTTGGAGCTCATAAATACGAAGAGGCAATCGGGTGCTATTCAAAAGCAATC TTAAAGAACTCTTCCGATGGAAAGTTTTTCACCAACCGGTCGTTATGCAAACTGAAGCTAAGACGCTTTGATGCTGCTGCAGAGGACTGTCGTCTGGCTCTAGAACTGGATCAGAATAACGTCAAGGCACATTGCTTCTTGGGTCATGCACTGCTTGAACAGGAGTTATATGACGAGTCCATAGCAAGTCTATCCAAAG CTCATGATCTTGCAAAGGAACTGAAGCTCAACTACGGTGATGATATAGCATGTACTTTAAGATCAGCTAAAAAGAAAAGATGGTCTGCCATGGAAGAGAAACGAATCCAACAGGAAATACTGCTACAATCTTTCCTGAATAGATTGGTACTAGATGACAAAGAAAG gCAAATGGCAGAATTAAAGATAGACGACGAAAAGGACACTAAAGAAGAATCAGaagatcagaaacaacagataGAAACAGATTAT GACAAACATATCAAGGAGCTGAACGAGTTATTTGCAGCTGTTGATGAAAGGAGGAAA ACAAGAGAGGTACCAGACTATCTGTGTGGTAAGATCAGCTTTGAGATCATGAAGGATCCAGTTATAACACCCAGTGGTATTACGTATGACAAGAAAGATATTGAAGAGCATTTACAG AGAGTCGGCCATTTTGACCCTGTGACCCGCATCAAGTTGACCCAGGACCAGTTGATTCCAAACCTCGCCATGAAGGAGGTCATTGCAACCTTCTTAGATGAAAATGAATGGGTTGAGGAATACTGA
- the LOC117292729 gene encoding delta-type opioid receptor-like — protein sequence MEPTVTETYTSLYPMNVTDFSTLNLTEEEEEEEGNFSDIQLAGTIIGSLYMIITIVGILGNGTVIYVVLRFAKMKTVTNCYILNLAVADAVFVTFLTLMAVSNFMETYWIFGAFLCKVYFGIDMFNMVISVWCLTAMSVDRYVAVCHAMKSRSFRNLPIATAINASTWLLSILAAIPFVYFAKLEPGSGNYDVCYLYFEPDRVKTSSQIMAMCVFIFNFVIPLTVIIVCYASITMRLRDMNKKTGKPEKSRKVNRLVLIVVITFVICWAPFYIVKILFVFVDTFRRWNKTWILSDITMSLTYINSCANPFLYAFFSDNFRKSFRKAWLCHSRNQAEVSQTSYASRWKFGKSGGKGKFNKKGKRFRLHDDEGDDTNVSGYNNQYPLTATAVTSVVSESSYPRNGEMSQVNLDKQAVAKA from the coding sequence ATGGAGCCAACTGTAACAGAAACCTATACATCTTTGTATCCGATGAACGTCACAGACTTCTCGACTCTAAACCTAacggaggaggaggaggaggaggagggtaACTTTTCTGATATCCAGCTAGCTGGTACAATCATCGGTTCTCTTTATATGATTATCACCATAGTTGGTATCCTTGGCAATGGCACTGTAATCTACGTAGTGTTAAGGTTCGCTAAGATGAAAACGGTCACAAACTGTTACATTCTTAACCTGGCCGTAGCTGATGCAGTCTTTGTGACCTTCTTGACATTAATGGCCGTATCCAACTTTATGGAAACCTACTGGATTTTCGGTGCTTTCTTGTGTAAAGTTTACTTTGGTATCGACATGTTCAACATGGTCATCAGTGTATGGTGTTTGACAGCTATGAGTGTGGATCGCTATGTAGCTGTTTGCCATGCCATGAAGTCTCGAAGCTTCAGGAATCTACCAATCGCTACAGCTATCAATGCTTCCACATGGTTGCTGTCCATTCTGGCTGCAATTCCGTTCGTCTATTTCGCCAAGTTAGAACCAGGCAGCGGTAACTACGATGTGTGTTATCTTTACTTCGAACCCGATCGGGTCAAAACGTCGAGCCAGATAATGGCCATGTGTGTGTTTATATTCAACTTTGTCATTCCGTTGACTGTCATCATAGTCTGCTACGCAAGCATCACCATGCGGCTACGAGATATGAACAAAAAGACAGGCAAACCGGAGAAATCACGAAAGGTAAATCGCCTGGTCCTGATTGTCGTGATCACCTTCGTCATCTGCTGGGCTCCTTTCTACATTGTAAAGATTCTCTTCGTCTTTGTGGATACCTTCAGGAGATGGAACAAGACTTGGATCCTCTCGGACATAACCATGTCGTTGACATACATCAACAGCTGCGCCAATCCTTTCCTCTACGCGTTCTTTAGCGACAACTTCAGAAAGAGCTTCCGGAAGGCGTGGTTGTGCCACTCAAGAAACCAGGCTGAGGTGAGCCAGACCTCCTATGCGAGCAGGTGGAAGTTCGGTAAGAGCGGAGGCAAGGGcaagtttaacaaaaaggggAAGCGGTTTCGTTTACACGATGATGAGGGAGACGACACTAATGTTTCCGGGTATAACAACCAGTACCCGCTCACAGCTACTGCAGTAACTTCTGTCGTTTCGGAATCGTCCTACCCAAGGAATGGTGAGATGAGTCAAGTTAATTTGGATAAACAAGCCGTAGCGAAGGCATAA